The following coding sequences are from one Eublepharis macularius isolate TG4126 chromosome 19, MPM_Emac_v1.0, whole genome shotgun sequence window:
- the SSR4 gene encoding translocon-associated protein subunit delta has protein sequence MEAKYAKAASSFAGRKGGIEAVAANKSATLAVVFIHLCLKDGALSARAPQHPGGNDRSSVRGPLVAGEEPCCACVGRRKATCSSGALPRHVARGAIRLAGARGPPSRRVATRQPFLSAAAMAGAGVGPAGLAALLLLALLSGARAETCTEPAISPSYYTTSDAVISSETVFVVEISLTCKNGAQNVALYADVNGKQFPVTRGQDVGRYQVSWSMEHKLARSGTYEVKFFDEESYSILRKAQRNNEDISGIKPLFTVNVDHRGAWNGPWVSTEVLAACIGLLVYYMAFSAKSNIQA, from the exons ATGGAAGCCAAGTACGCAAAAGCAGCGTCTTCTTTTGCGGGGAGAAAGGGCGGAATCGAAGCCGTCGCGGCAAATAAAAGCGCGACTCTCGCGgttgtatttattcatttgtgcCTCAAGGACGGCGCACTAAGCGCCCGCGCGCCGCAGCATCCGGGCGGGAATGACCGCTCCTCGGTGAGGGGCCCCCTCGTGGCCGGAGAGGAGCCGTGCTGCGCATGCGTCGGCCGGCGGAAAGCGACGTGTTCCTCCGGGGCCCTCCCTCGTCACGTGGCGAGGGGAGCGATCCGATTGGCCGGCGCTCGGGGCCCTCCCTCCCGGCGGGTGGCGACGCGGCAGCCCTTCCTTTCTGCGGCGGCGATGGCGGGGGCCGGCGTGGGCCCGGCGGGGCTggcggcgctgctgctgctggcgctGCTGAGCGGGGCGCGAG CTGAGACCTGCACAGAACCTGCCATCTCCCCCTCCTACTACACCACCTCCGATGCTGTCATTTCTTCTGAGACGGTCTTCGTCGTGGAGATTTCCCTTACATGTAAAAATGGAGCTCAG AATGTTGCCCTCTATGCAGATGTTAATGGCAAGCAATTTCCCGTCACTCGGGGTCAGGATGTTGGCCGCTATCAG GTCTCCTGGAGCATGGAGCACAAGCTGGCCCGTTCTGGTACCTACGAGGTGAAATTCTTTGATGAGGAGTCTTACAGCATTTTGCGTAAG GCTCAGCGCAACAATGAGGACATCTCTGGGATCAAGCCCCTGTTCACAGTCAATGTGGATCATCGA GGTGCCTGGAACGGCCCGTGGGTCTCCACCGAGGTGCTGGCAGCCTGCATTGGCCTCCTTGTGTACTACATGGCCTTCAGTGCCAAGAGCAACATCCAAGCCTAA